The genomic segment GCCTGGGTGGCGGCGGGCAGGCGCGCCGCGTACGTCACCGACGGCGGCGACCTGACCGAGAGCGTCCACTTCGCCGCCGGAATCGCCCTGTGCCGGGCCGTCGGCTGCGTGGTCACCGACCTCGCCGGCGCCCCGCCCGGCCCCGGCGCCCGGGGGCTCGTGGTGGCCGCCGACGCGGAGACGCACGGGCGGCTGATCGCGATGATCCGGAGCTGAGAGGGTTCGAACCTACCCGGTGGCCTCGTCTGCTTCCCGATGGGCGACGACCGCCTCGCCGTTCTCCCGCGCCCATGCGGTGAGCATTCTGATGGGCTCCTCCAGGGTCCGCCCGAGATCGGTCAGGCTGTACTCCACGCGCGGCGGAGCCTCGGCGTACGCGTGCCGTTCGACGAGTCCGTTCGCCTGGAGGCGGCGAAGCGTCTGGGTCAGCACCTTGCGCGAGATTCCACCGCTCAGTTCGACCAACTCGCCGTGGCGCAAAGGGCCGTCCGTCAGCGCGAAGAGCGTGACCATGGACCACTTGCTCGCGATGATCTCCATCGCGAGGAGCGCGGGGCAGTCGGCGAGGAAGAAGTTTCCGGGGCGCAGGCTCACGTCTCGAAGGTTACCTGGAGGTGCCTGACGGCTGCCTATCGTCGGTGAGGTGCGCACGCCTCCCATCCGCCTCCCGCATGATCGGGGTCTCCCGTGTTCGTCACCCTCGTCGTAACAACTGCTCTCCTGTCGGCGGTACTTCTGATATCGGCCGGAGCCAAATCCCTGCGGACGCGCCACATCACCGAGCAGATGACCACGCTCGGAGTGCCGATGGGCATGATGACGTTCCTGATCGCCGCGCAGGTGGCGGGCGCGGCAGGTGCGATCGCCGGACTCCGGTGGGCGCCCCTCGGAATCGCCGCCGCCATCGGCCTGACCCTCTACTTCGCCGGAGCCGTCGCCTTCCACCTGCGGGTCGGCGACCACAAGGGGGC from the Streptomyces sp. NBC_01335 genome contains:
- a CDS encoding winged helix-turn-helix transcriptional regulator — encoded protein: MEIIASKWSMVTLFALTDGPLRHGELVELSGGISRKVLTQTLRRLQANGLVERHAYAEAPPRVEYSLTDLGRTLEEPIRMLTAWARENGEAVVAHREADEATG
- a CDS encoding DoxX family protein, with the translated sequence MFVTLVVTTALLSAVLLISAGAKSLRTRHITEQMTTLGVPMGMMTFLIAAQVAGAAGAIAGLRWAPLGIAAAIGLTLYFAGAVAFHLRVGDHKGALPAAVLTVASVALILLRAATL